The Pirellulales bacterium genome window below encodes:
- a CDS encoding phosphoribosyl-ATP diphosphatase yields MSEPQTVLTRLMATIEDRQANPSEKSYTSQLLTAGVAKIGAKITEEAAEVVEAAGESGDAGREHLVREAADLVYHLLVMLAHCGSSLTAVEAELARRFGISGLEEKAGRA; encoded by the coding sequence TTGAGCGAACCACAGACCGTGCTGACCCGCCTGATGGCCACCATTGAAGACCGCCAGGCGAATCCCTCCGAAAAATCCTACACCAGCCAGCTCCTGACGGCCGGAGTGGCCAAGATCGGAGCCAAAATCACAGAAGAGGCCGCCGAGGTCGTCGAAGCGGCGGGCGAATCCGGCGACGCCGGCCGCGAGCACCTGGTGCGCGAAGCCGCCGACCTGGTCTATCATCTGCTCGTGATGCTGGCCCACTGTGGCAGCAGCCTGACCGCCGTCGAGGCTGAGCTGGCCCGCCGCTTTGGCATTTCGGGCCTGGAAGAAAAGGCCGGCCGCGCGTAG
- the miaA gene encoding tRNA (adenosine(37)-N6)-dimethylallyltransferase MiaA: MKSESRHEPAISAPTPLADCWFLTGPTASGKTAVGLELARRLNAEIFSLDSMAVYRGLDIGTAKPSPDERGQVTHHLIDLVQPDQDFSLAEYVSAAETLAAEVRDRGREVLFVGGTPLYLKALLRGIFVGPPADWEFRRRLLAEAEQHGTDWLHARLVEVDPVAAQRLHARDVRRVVRALEVWEKTGRPISDWQQQFDRARPASACRVFVLDWPRDELYRRIDARVEAMFAAGLVDEVRGLLASDKRLSRTAHQALGYREVLEHLDGRRPLIDTIELVKTRTRQFAKRQLTWFRSLSECRWVKAEPGVTGTSLADEITKASDAGE; this comes from the coding sequence GTGAAAAGCGAGTCCCGTCACGAACCCGCCATCTCGGCTCCCACGCCTTTGGCCGACTGCTGGTTTCTGACCGGCCCCACCGCCAGCGGCAAGACGGCCGTCGGCTTGGAGCTGGCCCGGCGGCTGAACGCCGAAATCTTCTCGCTCGATTCGATGGCCGTCTATCGCGGCCTCGACATCGGCACGGCCAAGCCCTCGCCCGACGAACGCGGGCAAGTGACGCACCACCTGATCGACCTCGTCCAGCCCGACCAGGATTTTAGTTTGGCCGAGTATGTCTCCGCCGCCGAAACGCTGGCGGCCGAGGTGCGCGACCGCGGACGTGAAGTGCTGTTCGTGGGCGGCACGCCGCTCTATCTCAAAGCGTTGTTGCGCGGCATCTTCGTGGGGCCGCCGGCCGATTGGGAGTTCCGCCGCCGCTTGTTGGCCGAAGCCGAGCAGCACGGCACCGACTGGCTGCACGCTCGGCTGGTCGAGGTCGATCCCGTGGCCGCCCAGCGGTTGCACGCCCGTGATGTGCGACGCGTGGTTCGCGCCTTGGAGGTGTGGGAGAAGACCGGCCGCCCGATCAGCGATTGGCAGCAGCAGTTCGACCGCGCGCGTCCGGCGAGCGCGTGCCGTGTGTTCGTGCTCGACTGGCCGCGTGACGAGCTTTATCGCCGGATCGACGCTCGCGTCGAGGCGATGTTCGCCGCGGGCCTGGTCGATGAAGTCCGCGGCTTGCTGGCCTCGGACAAGCGACTGAGCCGCACGGCCCACCAGGCGCTGGGCTATCGCGAGGTGCTCGAACATCTCGACGGCCGCCGGCCGCTTATCGATACGATCGAACTGGTGAAAACCCGCACGCGCCAATTCGCCAAGCGGCAGCTCACGTGGTTTCGCAGCTTAAGCGAGTGCCGCTGGGTCAAGGCGGAGCCTGGGGTGACGGGCACGTCGCTCGCCGATGAGATTACGAAAGCGTCAGATGCGGGTGAGTAG